The Thermodesulfobacteriota bacterium genome contains a region encoding:
- a CDS encoding DUF2325 domain-containing protein gives MSGSAWNPGAGNASKNVVLVGGMDRLESRYVEEAGSRGIDLKVFNGPAANLPSRIGNAGALILFTNRVSHRARREVMSAVRSRNIPVLHCRSCGICSFRTCLECLAGRRPPAVSPTPSGAPAKGLPAGRAGLRAPRKAAPAKG, from the coding sequence ATGTCGGGCAGCGCGTGGAATCCGGGCGCGGGGAATGCTTCGAAGAACGTCGTGCTGGTCGGGGGGATGGACCGGCTCGAATCGCGCTACGTGGAGGAGGCCGGGAGCCGCGGCATCGACCTGAAGGTGTTCAACGGGCCGGCGGCGAACCTCCCTTCGCGGATCGGGAACGCGGGGGCGCTGATCCTGTTCACGAACCGGGTCTCGCACCGCGCGCGCAGGGAGGTGATGAGCGCCGTCCGGTCCCGGAACATCCCGGTCCTCCATTGCCGCTCCTGCGGGATCTGCTCCTTCCGGACCTGCCTGGAATGCCTGGCGGGGCGGCGGCCTCCCGCCGTCAGCCCGACGCCTTCCGGAGCGCCCGCGAAAGGTCTTCCCGCAGGTCGCGCGGGTCTTCGAGCCCCACGGAAAGCCGCACCAGCGAAGGGGTGA
- a CDS encoding PLP-dependent aspartate aminotransferase family protein — MKKDRSPETVVAQAGVGADKAYGAVSAPIYMAAIYRYDAFGKNRGFDYSRGENPTRQALERALSDLEGGVRAVAFSSGMAAISALMTLFRSGDHVLCSDDLYGGTYRLFERLLRPYGLTFDYVDMGNPSAIAKKIGRKTKALFVETPTNPLMKIADLREISRIGRKRKLLTVVDNTFMSPLLQRPLDLGIDAVVHSSTKFLGGHNDLIGGAVVTTNPEIGEKVAFAQKAVGAVPSPFDCWLLLRGIKTLAVRVARAQESAAALARFLSEHPAVRRVYYPGLPDHPRGSLHLSQASGAGSIVSFDLKNAKAVPAFLNALETVLLAESLGGVESLVTHPSTMTHADIPLEEQAAVGLTPSLVRLSVGLEDPRDLREDLSRALRKASG, encoded by the coding sequence GTGAAAAAGGACAGGAGTCCGGAGACGGTCGTCGCGCAGGCGGGCGTTGGGGCGGACAAAGCGTACGGCGCGGTCAGCGCGCCGATCTACATGGCCGCCATCTACCGGTACGACGCGTTCGGGAAGAACCGCGGCTTCGACTACTCCCGCGGCGAGAACCCGACGCGGCAGGCGCTGGAGCGGGCGCTTTCGGACCTCGAGGGAGGCGTCCGCGCCGTCGCCTTCTCTTCCGGGATGGCGGCGATTTCCGCCCTGATGACGCTGTTCCGGTCGGGGGACCATGTCCTCTGCTCCGACGACCTGTACGGCGGCACGTACCGGCTGTTCGAGCGGCTCCTGCGCCCCTACGGGCTCACTTTCGACTACGTGGACATGGGGAACCCGTCGGCGATCGCGAAGAAGATCGGCCGGAAGACGAAGGCGCTGTTCGTCGAAACGCCGACCAACCCGCTGATGAAGATCGCCGACCTCCGGGAGATCTCCCGCATCGGCCGGAAGAGGAAGCTGCTGACCGTCGTCGACAACACGTTCATGTCACCCCTGCTCCAGCGTCCGCTGGACCTGGGGATCGACGCGGTCGTCCACAGCTCCACCAAGTTCCTCGGAGGGCACAACGACCTGATCGGCGGGGCGGTCGTAACGACAAACCCGGAGATCGGGGAAAAGGTCGCCTTCGCCCAGAAGGCGGTCGGCGCGGTCCCCTCCCCCTTCGACTGCTGGCTCCTCCTGCGGGGGATCAAGACGCTGGCCGTGCGGGTTGCGCGGGCCCAGGAGAGCGCCGCAGCACTGGCGCGCTTCCTGTCGGAACACCCCGCCGTCCGCCGGGTGTATTACCCGGGGCTCCCGGACCATCCCCGCGGGTCACTTCATCTTTCCCAGGCGTCGGGGGCAGGATCGATCGTCTCGTTCGACCTGAAGAACGCGAAGGCCGTCCCCGCGTTCCTGAACGCGCTGGAGACCGTATTGCTTGCGGAGAGCCTCGGGGGGGTCGAGTCGCTCGTCACGCATCCCTCCACGATGACCCACGCCGACATCCCGCTCGAGGAGCAGGCCGCGGTCGGGCTCACCCCTTCGCTGGTGCGGCTTTCCGTGGGGCTCGAAGACCCGCGCGACCTGCGGGAAGACCTTTCGCGGGCGCTCCGGAAGGCGTCGGGCTGA